From Trichoderma atroviride chromosome 1, complete sequence, one genomic window encodes:
- a CDS encoding uncharacterized protein (EggNog:ENOG41~TransMembrane:4 (i69-91o97-116i128-147o210-232i)) encodes MAPSKTPTLKERIEAMGEYIALREDYRGRLPGYISRFTGYKPPDAEPPYEPLSFPPFSWLKWIPLELEVCAFTWIGSFGGILLIEAIMSANTAFSEVYHAPIIITSFGASAVLLFSAIESPLAQPRNFVLGHFVSALVGTCITRLFVLNPHYHPFLDEGGFHANVFVNGGLSMATSALAQVLIGAVHPPAGATGLNAAVQSEVVTLSWRYLPVILASSLIMLGWALIINNVGRRRYPVFWWKPGKVFVSATKEQQIMENLREAREVEMALRVEEGANVGDEGGSEISRHEP; translated from the exons ATGGCACCATCAAAGACACCTACTCTGAAAGAGAGGATTGAGGCGATGGGAGAGTACATTGCGCTTCGTGAGGATTATCGCGGTCGCCTGCCCGGTTACATATCCCGCTTTACTGGATACAAGCCGCCGGATGCTGAGCCGCCATACGAGCCTTTAAGCTTTCCGCCATTTTCTTGGCTGAAATGGATTCCGCTTGAGTTGGAAGTCTGCGCTTTTACCTGGATTGGCTCATTCGGAGGTATTCTTCTGATTGAAGCAATCATGTCGGCAAATACAGCGTTCTCTGAAGTATACCATGCGccaatcatcatcacctcaTTCGGCGCCTCGGCGGTGCTGTTGTTTTCCGCTATCGAATCACCTCTTGCGCAGCCTCGAAACTTCGTCCTCGGCCATTTTGTATCCGCCCTCGTCGGCACATGCATTACCAGACTCTTTGTCCTCAATCCACACTACCACCCGTTTCTCGATGAGGGTGGTTTCCACGCCAATGTCTTTGTGAATGGTGGTTTATCAATGGCAACATCTGCTCTTGCGCAAGTTCTAATCGGAGCTGTGCATCCACC TGCCGGCGCAACTGGACTCAATGCTGCTGTTCAATCAGAAGTTGTCACCCTCTCTTGGCGTTATCTGCCGGTTATACTTGCCTCGTCGCTAATcatgctgggctgggctctTATAATAAACAATGTTGGTCGTCGACGTTATCCTGTTTTCTGGTGGAAGCCAGGGAAAGTGTTTGTTTCAGCAACAAAAGAACAGCAGATTATGGAAAACTTGCGTGAAGCCAGGGAAGTGGAGATGGCGCTTAGAGTAGAGGAAGGAGCCAATGTGGGTGACGAAGGAGGCAGCGAAATTAGCAGACATGAGCCATGA
- a CDS encoding uncharacterized protein (EggNog:ENOG41~TransMembrane:12 (i54-71o95-117i124-144o150-173i185-205o217-239i290-309o329-346i358-376o388-407i419-439o451-472i)) has product MTPKRTEPSGTLVPAMDALEKEDFVKEERPSIEQLETYQPPFTPQEQKKILRKVDWRLVPLLSFLYLVSFIDRGNLGNAKVAGLGEDLHLSGTQYNIAVTLFFIPYSLLEVPSNIILKLTRPSIWISLMMFSWGLVITLTGIVQNFSGLLAIRIFLGVAEAGFFPAATYLLTVWYTRYEVQSRMVFFYAAVSLAGAFSGLLAYAIQKMDGVAGLEGWRWIFILEGIFTVFLSFFIWSLLPDSPSTAPFLTTEEREFIVLRLEQDTGSGRGRVTNNDKVNKQQVIAGLTDWKVWAAVFMYWATSISSYGFTYTVPTVILELGYTAADAQLLTIPIYVVAMIFTVANAMASDYYRQRTPFILLGVSVGIAGFTALLAIPHPQLPGLTYGMLFLATSGIYMSLVPTLCFVANNLAPSSKRAVGMAHLICMGNLGGIAGSNIFLAKEAPHYWTGYGFILGIDCLAFITCLTLRHILMGINKKRDQMTEEDIREKYGNVDLLELGDRSPYFRYTL; this is encoded by the exons ATGACTCCGAAACGTACAGAACCATCCGGAACTCTTGTGCCTGCTATGGATGCactcgaaaaagaagacttCGTCAAAGAGGAGCGTCCATCTATTGAGCAGTTGGAAACTTATCAGCCACCGTTTACACCCCAGGAGCAGAAAAAGATTCTGAGAAAGGTTGACTGGCGCCTCGTTCCgctcttgtcttttctgTATCTTGTGTCCTTTATTGACCGAGGAAACT TGGGCAATGCCAAAGTTGCTGGGCTAGGAGAagatctccatctctcaGGAACACAGTATAACATAGCCGTGACATTGTTTTTCATCCCCTATTCGCTGTTGGAGGTTCCAAGCAACATCATCCTCAAGCTCACTAGACCATCGATCTGGATCTCATTGATGATGTTTTCTTGGGGACTTGTCAT CACTTTGACTGGAATTGTTCAAAACTTTTCTGGTCTTTTGGCCATTCGTATCTTCCTCGGAGTGGCAGAG GCTGGATTCTTCCCTGCAG CGACCTATCTCCTCACTGTCTGGTATACACGTTATGAAGTTCAGTCTCGAATGGTGTTCTTTTACGCGGCAGTCTCACTTGCCGGAGCATTTTCAGGCCTACTCGCATATGCCATCCAGAAGATGGATGGAGTAGCAGGACTGGAAGGCTGGCGATG GATTTTCATCTTGGAAGGGATATTTACTGTTTTCCTTTCATTCTTCATCTGGTCTTTGCTACCTGATAGCCCTAGCACGGCACCTTTCCTGACTACTGAAGAACGGGAGTTTATCGTCCTGAGACTAGAACAGGACACGGGTTCTGGACGAGGCAGAGTTACAAACAATGACAAAGTAAACAAGCAGCAAGTAATTGCTGGTCTCACGGATTGGAAAGTATGGGCAGCTGTG TTTATGTATTGGGCCACCAGCATCTCATCCTACGGCTTCACCTACACAGTCCCAACGGTAATTCTCGAACTTGGTTACACTGCTGCAGATGCT CAACTCCTTACTATTCCAATTTACGTTGTTGCCATGATATTTACTGTTGCAAATGCCATGGCTTCGGATTACTACCGGCAAAGAACTCCGTTCATACTTTTGGGAGTTTCGGTTGGAATAGCCGGGTTCACAGCGTTACTAGCAATTCCCCACCCGCAGCTTCCAGGACTGACGTATGGCATGTTGTTTCTTGCAACATCTGGAATCTACATGTCGTTGGTCCCTACTCTATGTTTTGTCG CAAACAACCTTGCTCCTTCGTCTAAAAGAGCCGTTGGCATGGCTCATCTCATTTGCATGGGGAATCTTGGAGGTATTGCAGGCTCCAACATCTTTCTCGCAAAAGAAGCACCTCATTATTGGACAGGCTATGGGTTCATCTTGGGAATTGACTGTCTAGCATTCATTACATGCTTAACCCTTCGTCACATATTGATGGGAATCAATAAGAAGCGCGATCAAATGACAGAAGAGGACATAAGAGAGAAGTATGGCAATGTTGACTTACTGGAACTTGGTGATCGCAGCCCATACTTTAGGTATACTTTATAG
- a CDS encoding uncharacterized protein (EggNog:ENOG41~SECRETED:SignalP(1-16)), whose translation MFTVGLLLLTVGSVLSSTVNDRELPMLRIAHQERGILTFSFDPSKSSSRSLELLSTAQAGNRPGWLHSRDNLVYSVSRTNYPNNSSSSGGVFSFDKHVEDPAALSLITSQPSNGLGGVFCDITRDGRTLSVANIDGSSVAIYPLPSPGRISAPTFVFNYNLTHPGPGTNDSQIQSNPHATAFDPTGEYMIVPDRGADHLYIYHVDGPERVTQINNITLESGTGPRHVTFREFNSTRTFMYLVSELDNTIRVFTLDGVNNDGRGPRSHSSLKIALIQMVSTLGPGSSRSEPNNVNLAAEMALTNDGKFFYVSNRNTVSYNSDTLAIYSVHPGKSQHLVYIGNTPTYGKIPRHFSLSPDNRFIAVANQVSNNLMVLERDQRSGFVKSTVGNVTLGEFDLTQNLGPMAVVWERNLS comes from the exons ATGTTCACTGTAGGCCTGCTCCTTCTTACTGTAGGCTCAGTCCTATCCTCCACCGTCAATGACCGGGAATTGCCGATGTTACGCATTGCTCACCAAGAGCGTGGCATTCTCACCTTTTCATTTGATCCCAGCAAATCGTCATCGAGAAGTCTAGAGCTTCTCAGCACAGCCCAAGCCGGCAATAGACCGGGCTGGTTGCACTCACGCGACAATTTGGTCTATTCCGTGTCGAGAACGAATTATCCTAACAACTCTTCAAGCTCTGGAGGGGTATTTTCTTTCGATAAACATGTTGAAGATCCTGCCGCCTTGAGTCTTATTACGTCTCAGCCCTCGAATGGATTGGGGGGCGTTTTCTGCGATATTACCAGAGACGGCAGGACGTTATCTGTGGCCAATAT CGACGGTTCGAGTGTGGCTATCTATCCTTTACCATCGCCCGGCAGAATTAGTGCCCCTACTTTTGTCTTCAACTACAATCTCACCCACCCAGGGCCGGGGACCAACGACTCTCAGATCCAAAGTAACCCACATGCTACTGCTTTCGATCCTACTGGAGAATATATGATCGTACCGGATCGAGGCGCTGACCACCTCTACATCTACCATGTCGACGGACCTGAACGGGTAACCCagatcaacaacatcaccCTTGAGTCGGGAACGGGACCTCGCCATGTCACATTCCGAGAGTTCAATAGTACACGAACATTTATGTACCTCGTTAGCGAACTGGACAACACCATCAGAGTTTTCACTCTCGACGGGGTCAACAACGATGGTCGTGGCCCCCGTTCACATTCGTCTCTAAAGATCGCTCTGATCCAAATGGTTTCAACCCTTGGCCCTGGATCAAGCCGATCAGAGCCAAATAATGTCAATTTGGCCGCGGAAATGGCCCTCACAAACGACGGGAAGTTTTTCTATGTCTCAAACCGCAACACCGTGTCGTATAACTCCGATACACTTGCTATCTACTCGGTCCATCCGGGTAAGTCGCAGCATCTCGTCTATATTGGGAACACCCCGACGTACGGCAAAATTCCGAGACATTTCTCACTCTCACCCGACAATCGGTTCATTGCAGTTGCCAACCAAGTATCCAACAACCTCATGGTGTTGGAGCGCGACCAGCGGTCTGGATTTGTGAAGTCGACGGTCGGCAATGTAACTCTGGGTGAATTTGACCTTACACAGAACCTGGGGCCGATGGCTGTGGTTTGGGAAAGGAATCTGAGTTAG
- a CDS encoding uncharacterized protein (EggNog:ENOG41), which yields MSTIRSSFWRGGVCNALIFHKSHLPTDRAKWQPIFATAMGSPDPYGRQLNGMGGGVSSLSKVCVVSPSPRDDADVDFEFVQVVIDDGSLDFASNCGNMTAAIGPFAVDEGILSFPNDRLAPATSYTSVRIYNTNTKKIIVASFPISGKTPKFVPHGTYQMDGVPDTASKITLSFQSPGGTQTGKVLPTGQSVTLLNATDKNGRKITASLLDVANPGVYVDGSDFDLQSDIAPAELDHQKHTLALLEAVRREAAELMGMDPNTASVPKVVVLFKPTDKETSAGVNIKCLVLSMGQAHKAIPLTLALNLGVACRIKGTLASKLAKNLSQDQDKSVIIGHPSGTINVGVDMLGEDVLSASLCSTARLLMKGEVNVE from the coding sequence ATGTCGACGATTCGTTCCTCGTTTTGGCGAGGCGGAGTTTGTAACGCGCTCATATTTCACAAATCTCATCTTCCCACAGACCGGGCAAAATGGCAGCCCATCTTTGCAACTGCCATGGGCTCTCCTGATCCGTACGGCAGGCAATTGAATGGCATGGGAGGTGGCGTGTCGTCTCTTTCCAAAGTGTGCGTTGTCTCGCCCTCTCCGAGAGATGATGCCGATGTGGATTTTGAATTCGTCCAAGTTGTCATCGATGATGGTTCACTTGACTTCGCCAGTAACTGTGGTAATATGACCGCTGCTATTGGACCATTTGCTGTGGACGAAGGCATTCTGAGCTTCCCCAACGACAGGCTGGCCCCTGCAACGAGCTACACAAGCGTACGCATCTACAACACCAATACTAAGAAGATCATCGTCGCTTCGTTCCCTATTAGTGGAAAAACTCCAAAGTTTGTTCCTCACGGAACTTACCAAATGGACGGAGTTCCGGATACAGCATCAAAAATCACACTCTCTTTCCAGTCGCCTGGTGGAACACAGACGGGGAAAGTGCTTCCGACTGGTCAAAGTGTAACACTCTTGAATGCTACAGATaagaatggaagaaaaataacAGCCTCGCTACTGGACGTGGCAAATCCAGGTGTATACGTTGATGGTAGCGATTTTGACCTCCAGTCGGATATCGCTCCTGCTGAGCTGGACCATCAAAAGCATACCTTGGCTTTATTGGAAGCTGTTCGTCGGGAAGCTGCAGAACTGATGGGTATGGACCCAAACACAGCGAGTGTGCCAAAAGTTGTGGTGTTGTTCAAACCCACCGATAAAGAGACGTCTGCGGGGGTCAACATTAAATGCTTGGTCCTATCGATGGGACAAGCCCACAAGGCGATCCCTCTTACACTGGCTTTAAATCTGGGTGTCGCCTGCCGAATAAAAGGAACGTTGGCCTCTAAGCTGGCAAAGAATTTGAGTCAAGATCAAGACAAGTCAGTAATAATAGGGCATCCGAGTGGGACAATAAACGTTGGTGTGGATATGCTAGGGGAAGATGTTTTAAGTGCGTCGCTTTGCAGTACCGCAAGACTATTAATGAAGGGAGAGGTAAATGTCGAATAA
- a CDS encoding uncharacterized protein (EggNog:ENOG41), translating into MHQIISRIRSGLIEELLHASETIIYVGHSYGSGFGNLLSIKHPEDIDAYVLTGFSATLMPSYSFFSDLFSAADVSARFENYVSGYLTRRTIDGRRAISYAGAYDRSIVPHDFAGRDIVSVEELFSPGLFTVVSNYTDPVFVGTRDLDKFYYAGARFNAKRF; encoded by the coding sequence ATGCATCAAATCATCAGCCGTATCCGAAGTGGGCTCATTGAAGAACTTTTACATGCCAGTGAGACCATCATCTACGTCGGCCACTCTTATGGATCGGGTTTCGGCAATCTCCTGTCTATCAAGCACCCGGAGGACATTGACGCCTATGTCCTAACTGGCTTCTCTGCAACCTTGATGCCGTCGTATTCATTCTTTAGCGACCTTTTTTCCGCAGCAGATGTTTCAGCCCGGTTCGAAAATTATGTTTCAGGCTACCTCACAAGACGCACTATCGACGGCCGCAGAGCTATCTCTTACGCTGGCGCCTATGACCGGTCTATTGTCCCCCACGACTTCGCTGGGCGAGACATTGTTTCAGTGGAGGAATTATTCTCTCCTGGTCTCTTCACTGTGGTCTCCAATTATACCGACCCTGTGTTTGTCGGGACTAGAGATCTTGACAAATTTTACTATGCCGGAGCCCGGTTCAATGCCAAAAGATTTTAA
- a CDS encoding uncharacterized protein (EggNog:ENOG41~TransMembrane:1 (o560-581i)), which translates to MDTEYKRKRVAKACQRCRSMKSKCDGQRPACGRCRGYGYACSYRLQRPRLRAGTDDRTSHSISERLPDLCDAIHEQERLLVHAISLLPPGPEKEALQLKSSSIKWQLDNAISSTETEVSPNAVAGESRSKSPSGGVDRSPGYLGEVSDIRFVNVVKKFLQTQDGTAMMQKDFESYDQGENLISSNKASCPIILLPTFEEAKHYINAYFTTIHIAYPFIPEIPFIQHYKTLSDYAAPQAQSCNNNIETALSYTICAIGAYYRTLPGKEESADSLNEKLYSYALALAPASNMERSLAQVSLLLARCFYLLVVCRTESCWTILGQAVRVAQSIGLHIEGEDSGHTQPSHSPEVEKRRRVWYSVYVLDRLLSLQLGRPPAIHDDDFNVPLPDRAGDSEIDWTGEVVEKRTGGSPSSGDYFLAVIAFSGIVGRVLRSLYCPRRSHFTSEDLLSTKDLDRQLIDWKLALPRALRFDLGHTFEQLPILKTQRNMLAIKFHHLRALIYRPYLCHPLLMHLGNPNATISQLDWPPIRAYERACISEARETARLLHGISSKEELVHGFPWWQMISCLVCASSILLVSSMFAESTLELSSEFDTAGLSDDAETCLTVFDALSINSPGARIARDMMKALKECGARWKDDSNGTPRYIQEGTKALDNPSSFQSQLPHPNVMVTPSCTGDYMQHLSLSGSLMPTNSSWPAEIVDSMAWSAQFFDFGHGRSSYMECLEQEEHESNNSF; encoded by the exons ATGGATACCGAATACAAGCGCAAGCGGGTTGCCAAAGCCTGTCAGAGATGCAGGTCCATGAAGTCAAAG TGCGACGGGCAACGACCGGCATGCGGTAGATGTCGGGGCTACGGGTATGCCTGCTCCTACCGGCTCCAGCGCCCCCGACTGCGAGCTGGAACGGATGATCGCACCAGTCATAGCATATCCGAGAGACTACCGGACTTGTGCGATGCAATACACGAACAGGAAAGATTGCTAGTCCATGCCATTTCTCTCCTTCCGCCTGGTCCGGAAAAGGAAGCACTCCAGCTGAAGAGCTCAAGTATCAAATGGCAGCTTGATAacgccatctccagcacgGAGACTGAAGTTTCACCAAATGCAGTGGCTGGCGAATCTCGTAGCAAATCACCCTCTGGCGGTGTTGATCGGTCTCCGGGCTACTTGGGCGAGGTTAGCGACATTCGGTTTGTCAATGTTGTGAAAAAATTTCTGCAAACCCAAGATGGAACAGCAATGATGCAAAAAGATTTCGAAAGCTATGACCAAGGAGAGAATTTGATATCTTCTAACAAGGCCTCTTGTCCGATCATCTTGCTGCCTACCTTTGAGGAGGCGAAACATTATATTAATGCTTATTTTACAACCATTCATATCGCTTATCCCTTTATCCCAGAGATACCTTTCATACAGCATTATAAGACACTCAGCGACTATGCCGCTCCCCAGGCCCAGAGCTGTAACAATAACATTGAAACAGCGCTATCAT ATACAATATGCGCTATTGGCGCCTATTATAGGACCTTGCcggggaaagaagaatctGCAGATTCGCTAAATGAGAAATTGTACTCATATGCTTTGGCATTAGCGCCAGCTTCCAACATGGAGCGTTCACTCGCTCAGGTGTCACTCCTTTTAGCAAGATGTTTTTACCTCCTGGTCGTGTGCAGGACAGAAAG CTGTTGGACTATACTTGGTCAAGCCGTCCGTGTGGCCCAAAGCATCGGACTGCACATAGAAGGCGAGGACTCAGGCCATACACAACCCAGCCATTCCCCAGAGGTCGAAAAGCGACGCCGCGTGTGGTATTCCGTCTATGTGTTGGATCGGCTTCTTTCCCTACAGCTTGGTCGGCCTCCAGCCATCCACGATGATGATTTCAATGTTCCATTGCCAGACCGAGCTGGTGATTCCGAGATTGACTGGACTGGCGAAGTGGTCGAAAAAAGAACTGGTGGCAGTCCATCATCAGGAGACTATTTCCTCGCGGTAATTGCATTCTCGGGGATTGTTGGCCGAGTTCTTCGGAGCCTATATTGCCCCAGGCGTAGCCATTTTACTTCCGAAGATCTGCTTAGCACGAAAGATCTCGATCGGCAACTCATAGACTGGAAGCTGGCCCTCCCGAGAGCCCTCCGTTTCGATTTAGGCCATACATTTGAGCAATTACCTATTTTGAAGACGCAG CGAAACATGTTGGCTATAAAGTTTCACCATCTTAGGGCCCTCATCTACCGCCCGTATCTCTGCCATCCGCTTCTGATGCACCTTGGCAATCCCAATGCAACCATTAGCCAGTTAGATTGGCCACCGATACGCGCTTACGAGAGAGCATGTATTTCGGAAGCACGAGAGACAGCACGGTTGCTGCatggcatctccagcaaagAGGAGCTTGTTCATGGATTCCCATGGTGGCAGATGATATCATGTTTAGTATGCGCCAGCTCAATCTTGCTTGTGTCTAGCATGTTTGCGGAATCAACGCTTGAACTGTCATCTGAATTTGATACCGCTGGCTTGTCTGACGATGCAGAGACATGCCTTACGGTTTTTGATGCCCTTAGCATAAACTCTCCAGGGGCGAGGATCGCTCGAGATATGATGAAGGCTCTGAAAGAGTGTGGTGCGAGGTGGA AAGACGATAGTAATGGCACCCCCAGATATATTCAGGAGGGTACAAAAGCACTTGATAATCCTTCAAGCTTCCAGAGTCAGCTACCTCATCCAAATGTGATGGTAACTCCATCATGTACCGGCGATTACATGCAGCACTTGTCTTTATCTGGCAGCCTGATGCCAACAAACTCTAGTTGGCCAGCGGAAATTGTTGACTCAATGGCATGGTCAGCGCAGTTCTTTGACTTTGGTCACGGAAGATCAAGCTATATGGAATGTTtggagcaagaagagcatgaaagcaataatagtttttaa